The proteins below come from a single Paludibacter jiangxiensis genomic window:
- a CDS encoding LytTR family DNA-binding domain-containing protein, with protein sequence MQNIFKKPYPFNDDLSYNSKIVFFISIVILGFLWLFQPFNISLLPAKPKLYLIAGLSIVTFLSLSFHLLLLPSFFPKFFASSKWNIGKEVLWNVWILFTILASYFILNNMLGVLKVGFDLVVKLVLVAVIPITLVIVLNHNKMLRSHLKVADELSKKLKDHKLIQDKIVYFNSDYQKDSLAVKVSLLLFIRSANNYVEVFWKEGENIKNQMVRCSLVYAENLLKEYKFIVKCHRSYLVNINFIDRIEGSSQGYKLFIENLSSPIPVSKPSVAKLQELI encoded by the coding sequence ATGCAGAATATTTTCAAAAAACCATATCCTTTTAATGACGATTTAAGCTACAATAGCAAGATTGTCTTTTTTATAAGCATTGTTATTCTTGGCTTCCTGTGGCTTTTTCAACCGTTTAATATCAGTTTGTTGCCGGCTAAGCCAAAGTTGTATCTGATTGCCGGCTTGTCGATTGTGACATTTTTGTCGTTGAGCTTTCACTTGCTGTTATTGCCCTCGTTCTTTCCGAAATTTTTTGCATCGTCCAAATGGAATATCGGGAAAGAGGTGTTGTGGAATGTTTGGATCTTGTTTACCATTCTGGCCTCTTATTTTATACTCAACAATATGCTGGGTGTTCTTAAGGTAGGTTTCGATCTGGTGGTGAAGCTTGTATTGGTGGCTGTTATTCCAATTACGCTTGTTATTGTGTTGAATCATAACAAGATGCTCCGCTCGCACCTTAAAGTGGCTGACGAATTGAGCAAGAAACTGAAAGATCATAAGTTGATTCAGGACAAGATTGTTTATTTTAATTCCGATTATCAGAAAGATAGTCTGGCCGTAAAAGTAAGCCTGCTGTTGTTTATTCGTTCTGCAAATAATTACGTAGAAGTTTTTTGGAAAGAGGGCGAAAATATAAAAAACCAAATGGTACGATGCAGTTTGGTTTATGCCGAAAATCTTCTGAAGGAATATAAGTTTATTGTAAAATGCCATCGTTCATATCTGGTAAACATCAATTTTATTGACCGCATAGAAGGAAGCTCTCAGGGCTACAAACTCTTTATTGAAAACTTATCTTCGCCGATTCCGGTCTCTAAACCATCGGTAGCAAAATTACAGGAGTTGATTTAG
- a CDS encoding homocysteine S-methyltransferase family protein: MKKSLSQLVAEGRTLISDGAWGTFLQAKGLKPGECPEQWNIDRPDDVLDIAVSYIAAGADMIETNSFGGNRFKLQNYGLEDHVTEINRKAAEISRKAAGADKYVLGSVGPTGKMLMMGDVTEEELYEAFKEQSIALYEGGADAIVIETMTAIDEATIAVKAARENTPCEVICTMTFDKTVTDEYRTMMGVSPTEMVEALKEAGAHIIGANCSNGIEGMVKITEEIRAVDKDIPVLIHANAGMPVFKDGCTSFPETPDMMAAVAPGLAAAGANIIGGCCGTTPEHIRKLVQVLR; this comes from the coding sequence ATGAAAAAATCTTTATCTCAACTTGTGGCAGAAGGCAGAACGCTGATTTCAGACGGCGCCTGGGGTACTTTTTTGCAGGCAAAGGGTCTGAAACCGGGCGAATGTCCCGAACAATGGAATATTGATCGTCCGGACGACGTACTGGATATTGCTGTGAGCTACATTGCTGCAGGTGCTGATATGATAGAAACCAACAGCTTCGGAGGCAATCGTTTCAAATTGCAAAATTACGGTTTGGAAGATCATGTGACGGAAATCAACCGTAAGGCTGCCGAAATTTCACGCAAAGCGGCGGGCGCGGACAAATATGTGCTGGGTTCCGTTGGACCTACCGGAAAGATGCTGATGATGGGCGATGTAACCGAAGAAGAATTATACGAAGCCTTCAAAGAGCAGTCGATAGCGTTGTATGAAGGTGGAGCAGATGCTATCGTTATTGAAACGATGACTGCGATTGACGAGGCCACGATTGCCGTAAAAGCAGCCCGTGAAAATACTCCCTGCGAAGTGATTTGTACCATGACATTCGATAAAACCGTTACCGACGAATACCGTACGATGATGGGCGTTTCGCCGACAGAAATGGTAGAAGCCCTGAAAGAGGCCGGTGCTCATATTATTGGCGCCAACTGTAGTAACGGTATTGAAGGGATGGTAAAAATTACGGAAGAGATTCGCGCGGTAGATAAGGATATTCCGGTGCTGATTCATGCCAATGCCGGTATGCCGGTATTCAAAGATGGGTGCACCTCGTTTCCTGAAACGCCGGACATGATGGCAGCCGTTGCACCCGGTCTTGCTGCTGCAGGTGCCAATATAATCGGTGGATGTTGCGGTACCACACCGGAACATATCCGCAAATTGGTTCAGGTTCTTCGCTAA
- a CDS encoding dipeptidase has product MELSEYLSKNKQRIFDELFSLIAIPSVSAKSEHKPDMQKCAKRWQELLKQLGMDRVEVMPTEGNPVVFAEKRVGEAVPTVLIYGHYDVMPVEPLELWNTNPFEAVVKDGKIWARGADDDKGQSLMHAKAVEYLLSDNTLPCNVKFILEGEEEIGSGSLEAFCQANKELLKADVILVSDTSMLGSDMPSITTGLRGLAYWQVEVTGPCRDLHSGIFGGAVANPINELCKLIASMTDEQGRIAVPGFYDDVENVSPDERAAMAQIPFDEEAYKQSLKIEQVQGEKGYSTLERTGIRPTFDVCGIWGGYTGEGAKTVLPSKAYAKLSCRLVPHQDHVQIGLLVKKHLESIAPKSITIDVTPIHGGDSYVCPVDMPWYKAAEAGYTKAFGKKPLPVRRGGSIPVIATFEKVLGIKTVLMGFGLESNAIHSPNENFPVDLYFKGITAIVEFYREVAAQTPVR; this is encoded by the coding sequence ATGGAATTATCAGAATATCTTTCGAAGAATAAGCAGCGAATTTTTGACGAGCTTTTTTCACTGATTGCTATTCCTTCGGTGAGTGCTAAAAGCGAACATAAACCGGATATGCAGAAGTGTGCCAAACGCTGGCAGGAATTGCTGAAACAACTGGGTATGGATCGGGTAGAAGTAATGCCGACCGAAGGGAACCCGGTTGTTTTTGCCGAAAAACGGGTGGGGGAAGCAGTGCCCACCGTATTGATTTACGGACACTATGACGTAATGCCGGTAGAACCGCTGGAATTGTGGAATACCAATCCTTTTGAAGCGGTGGTTAAGGACGGGAAAATATGGGCGCGCGGTGCGGATGATGATAAAGGTCAGTCGTTGATGCATGCCAAAGCGGTAGAGTACCTGCTTTCGGACAACACGCTTCCCTGCAATGTCAAGTTTATTCTGGAGGGTGAAGAGGAGATCGGTTCCGGTAGCCTCGAAGCATTTTGTCAGGCCAACAAAGAATTGCTCAAAGCGGATGTGATTCTGGTGTCGGACACCAGTATGCTGGGGTCAGATATGCCGAGCATTACTACTGGCTTGCGCGGTTTAGCTTATTGGCAGGTAGAAGTAACAGGGCCTTGCCGAGACTTGCACTCCGGTATTTTTGGCGGTGCTGTGGCTAACCCGATTAACGAGCTGTGCAAACTGATTGCTTCCATGACCGACGAACAGGGACGTATTGCCGTGCCCGGTTTTTACGATGATGTGGAAAACGTATCTCCGGATGAACGGGCCGCAATGGCTCAAATACCCTTTGACGAGGAAGCCTATAAGCAATCGTTGAAAATTGAACAGGTTCAGGGAGAAAAAGGTTATTCTACTCTCGAACGTACCGGCATCCGTCCTACCTTTGATGTATGTGGTATCTGGGGAGGTTATACCGGCGAAGGTGCCAAAACAGTGTTGCCCTCAAAAGCGTATGCCAAACTTTCCTGCCGTTTGGTGCCGCATCAGGATCACGTGCAGATTGGATTGTTGGTGAAAAAGCATCTGGAAAGTATTGCTCCGAAGTCAATTACTATAGATGTGACCCCAATTCACGGAGGGGATAGTTATGTTTGTCCGGTGGATATGCCCTGGTATAAAGCCGCAGAAGCCGGTTACACAAAAGCATTTGGTAAAAAGCCGCTCCCGGTGCGCCGTGGAGGAAGCATTCCTGTGATTGCCACATTCGAAAAGGTGTTGGGCATTAAAACCGTGTTGATGGGATTCGGGCTAGAGTCGAATGCGATTCACTCGCCGAACGAAAATTTCCCTGTCGATCTTTATTTCAAAGGAATAACCGCCATCGTTGAATTCTATCGTGAAGTTGCCGCTCAAACGCCGGTCAGATAA
- a CDS encoding DUF5723 family protein: MENVPFRNSLNPAFTPTQKWYLDLPILSSINIWAGNNSVSASDLFFKQNGKLITPFHPDADRDAFLKVLQPTTDINLNYDQQLLGFGFKARNNYFTFGVNQRIESSVGIPKDLLKLLLKGTPDTIGVNNFNLQSLRANVTAYLETSVGFTRSVNSRLSIGGKVKFLLGEAHADAKFSKLHLSVDKQSAILTGNGYGRITAPYDISQNSDGTPNELLTKEALQTPIGWGLATDLGVVYKLQDNFTLSASLSDLGFIHWKKTSWKADMTYKATFTGMDFKINGDNNDYGKQMEDSLKNAFTYSGNGAGYTTYLTAKARVGAEYGLLKNKISLGLLWENTLGGNYKYSELTGSVNFRPFYFFNTSFSYGAINGRLGTFGLGVNLIGGPFNLYFASDYVPAYFTKDGIPYNSKYVDAHIGLVLTFGHGKKAKKEKIHNQIIDIRQSDSIPSQSL; encoded by the coding sequence ATGGAAAACGTTCCATTCCGAAACTCGCTCAACCCGGCTTTTACACCAACACAAAAATGGTATCTGGATCTGCCAATATTATCCAGCATCAACATTTGGGCAGGCAATAATTCGGTTTCTGCCTCAGATCTCTTTTTTAAGCAAAACGGCAAATTAATTACTCCTTTTCACCCCGATGCAGACAGAGATGCTTTTCTGAAAGTTCTGCAACCCACCACAGACATCAACCTGAATTATGATCAACAGCTGCTGGGCTTCGGTTTCAAAGCCCGTAACAACTACTTTACATTCGGCGTCAACCAGCGAATTGAAAGCTCCGTCGGCATTCCCAAAGACTTACTGAAACTATTACTGAAAGGCACGCCCGACACCATCGGAGTCAACAACTTCAATTTACAGTCGCTACGGGCAAACGTGACGGCTTATCTTGAAACTTCAGTGGGATTTACGCGGTCTGTCAACAGCCGGCTGTCAATTGGAGGCAAAGTGAAATTCCTGTTAGGCGAAGCCCATGCAGATGCAAAATTCAGCAAACTGCATCTGAGTGTCGACAAACAATCGGCAATACTCACGGGTAACGGTTATGGAAGGATTACAGCGCCATACGATATTTCGCAAAACTCAGACGGCACTCCTAATGAATTACTAACAAAAGAAGCATTGCAAACACCCATTGGATGGGGTTTGGCAACCGATTTGGGCGTCGTGTATAAGCTACAGGATAACTTCACACTTTCTGCATCTCTTTCCGATCTGGGATTTATTCATTGGAAAAAGACCAGCTGGAAAGCGGACATGACGTACAAAGCCACGTTTACCGGAATGGATTTCAAAATCAATGGAGACAATAATGACTATGGCAAACAGATGGAAGATTCGCTCAAGAATGCATTTACCTATTCAGGAAACGGAGCCGGATACACCACTTATCTGACGGCCAAAGCTCGTGTGGGTGCCGAATATGGTCTATTGAAAAACAAAATCAGTCTCGGACTTCTTTGGGAAAACACCCTCGGCGGAAACTACAAATATTCCGAGTTAACGGGCTCTGTCAATTTTCGTCCGTTCTATTTCTTCAACACCTCGTTTAGCTATGGAGCGATTAATGGTAGATTAGGCACCTTTGGACTTGGAGTAAACCTGATTGGCGGTCCATTCAACCTATACTTTGCCAGCGATTACGTACCTGCCTACTTCACAAAAGATGGCATCCCGTACAATTCTAAATATGTTGATGCACACATTGGGTTGGTACTTACTTTCGGACACGGCAAAAAGGCAAAAAAAGAGAAAATTCACAATCAAATCATAGATATACGCCAAAGTGACTCAATTCCATCACAAAGTCTGTAA
- a CDS encoding bifunctional methionine sulfoxide reductase B/A protein: MQHKDLTPEEQYVILHKGTERPFTGKLLNVKAKGTYVCKQCGAPLYRSESKFESHCGWPSFDDEIPGAVLRTPDADGQRTEITCAKCGAHLGHVFLNEGFTAKNTRHCVNSISMNFIPDDKQAFQKAWFASGCFWGTEYHFNKAKGVMETTVGFMGGHVDHPSYKQVCTGETGHLETTEIVFDPQQTSYEELVKLFFETHDFTQTNGQGPDIGSQYLSAIFYANEEQKAIAEKYIRILTEKGYKVATTLRPAAPFWPAEDYHQDYYDHKGTTPYCHIYRKIF, encoded by the coding sequence ATGCAACATAAAGATTTAACTCCTGAAGAACAATATGTGATTCTTCATAAGGGAACGGAACGCCCTTTTACGGGCAAACTATTGAATGTGAAGGCGAAAGGTACTTACGTGTGTAAACAATGCGGGGCTCCGCTTTACCGATCGGAAAGTAAGTTTGAATCGCATTGCGGATGGCCCAGTTTTGATGATGAGATTCCCGGAGCTGTTCTGCGTACACCCGATGCCGACGGTCAACGTACAGAAATAACCTGTGCCAAATGCGGAGCGCATCTCGGGCACGTATTCTTGAATGAAGGTTTTACCGCAAAAAACACCCGTCATTGCGTTAACTCCATTTCTATGAATTTTATCCCTGACGATAAGCAGGCTTTTCAAAAAGCGTGGTTTGCTTCCGGTTGTTTCTGGGGCACAGAGTATCACTTCAACAAGGCCAAAGGAGTGATGGAAACCACGGTTGGTTTTATGGGCGGACATGTCGATCATCCGTCATACAAACAGGTGTGCACCGGCGAAACGGGACATCTGGAAACGACCGAAATTGTGTTCGATCCGCAACAAACCAGTTACGAAGAGTTGGTGAAATTATTCTTTGAAACACATGATTTCACACAAACAAACGGTCAGGGGCCTGATATCGGGTCGCAATATCTTTCGGCTATCTTTTATGCCAATGAGGAGCAAAAAGCCATCGCGGAAAAATATATTCGGATATTGACAGAAAAAGGATATAAAGTGGCTACCACGTTGCGTCCCGCAGCACCTTTCTGGCCGGCCGAGGATTACCATCAGGACTACTACGACCACAAGGGTACAACGCCTTATTGCCATATTTATCGCAAGATATTCTAA